The sequence TCAAGCAGATGGGCGCGTATGTGCAGCGCTTTCTGAGCCCGGATCTGAGCGCCGATTACCTCAAGGCAATCTTCCACGGTTCGCTGGAAACGTTGGCCATGTCGGCCCTCGGCACCCTGCTCGCCGCCGTGTTCGGCATCGCCCTGGCGCTGCCCGCCGCCGGGCGTTTCGGCTGGCCGCTGCAAAGTGCCTCGCGCTTGCTGCTCAACGCCTTGCGGGCGATTCCGGAACTGGTCTGGGCGGCGCTGATGGTGCTTGCCGCCGGCCTCGGCCCGAACGCCGGCACCCTCGCCCTCGCCCTGCACACCACCGGCGTGCTTGGTCGGTTGTTTGCCGAAGCTCTGGAAAATACGCCGCCGCAACCGGCCGAAGCCATTCGTTTGCAGGGCGGCAATCCGCTCCTTGCCTTCTGTTACGGCACGCTGCCGAACCTTGCGCCGCAACTGCTCGCCTACATTCTGTATCGCTGGGAAAACAACATCCGCATGGCCAGCGTGCTGGGTTTTGTCGGCGCCGGCGGGCTTGGGCAGATGCTCTATGTGAGCCTCAGCCTGTTTCAGGAAGCGCAGGCGAGTACGGTGATTCTGGCAATGCTGGTGTTGGTGTTTGTGGTCGACTGGCTGAGTGCGTGGAGTCGTCAGCGCTGGGTCAAGGCCTGATGCGCGGGCCGGCGGGTGGATATCTGGCAAAAGCTGATTATGCTTCAGGAAACCTTGCAGCAATGCGAGGCGGTCAGACTGTGCAAGTTTCACGCGAGAGCAGTTGCGGCATACGCCACAAGGCCAGAGTGCGATAAACGGTAACGGGGGACTCCGGCCTACGACAATAAGCACGACGGAGAACACCCATGCCCACAATCGACACAGCATCCACCGGCAGTCCACCGCGCAGCGGCGGCATCACCAAGGAGGAGCGCAAGGTCATCTTCGCTTCGTCCTTGGGCACGGTTTTCGAGTGGTACGACTTTTACCTCTACGGCTCACTGGCGGCGATCATTGCCAAGCATTTCTTCGCCGGCGTCAACGAAACCACCGCGTTCATCTTTGCTCTGCTCGCCTTTGCCGCCGGCTTCGCGGTGCGGCCGTTCGGGGCGATCGTGTTCGGCCGGCTCGGCGACATGATCGGACGCAAACACACATTCCTCATCACCATCGTCATCATGGGCATCTCGACAGCCATTGTCGGTATATTGCCTGGCTACGCGACCATAGGTGTCGCCGCACCCGTCATCCTGATCACCCTGCGTCTATTGCAAGGCCTGGCGCTCGGTGGCGAGTATGGCGGGGCTGCGACCTACGTGGCCGAACACGCGCCGCGCAACAAACGCGGGTTCTTCACCTCGTGGATTCAAACCACTGCGACGCTTGGCCTGTTCCTTTCGTTGCTGGTGATCCTCGCCTGCCGCACCGCACTGGGCACCGAAGCCTTCGAAGCGTGGGGCTGGCGGATTCCGTTTCTGCTGTCGATCCTGCTGCTGATCGTCTCGGTGTACATTCGCCTGCAACTGAGCGAATCACCGGTGTTCCAGAAGATGAAGGCCGAAGGCAAGGCGTCGAAAGCGCCACTGACCGAGTCCTTCGCGCGCTGGGACAACCTCAAAGTGGTGATCATGTCGCTGCTTGGCGGCACGGCCGGGCAAGCGGTGGTCTGGTACACCGGGCAGTTCTATGCGCTTTTTTTCCTGCTGCAAACGCTGAAGATCGACCCGCAGACCGCCAATCTGCTGATCGCCGGTTCACTGCTGATCGGCACGCCGTTCTTCGTGATTTTCGGCAGCCTCTCTGATCGTATCGGGCGCAAGCCGATCATCATGGTCGGCTGCATTCTGGCGGCGCTGACCTACTTCCCGATCTTTCATGCGCTGACCCAATACGGTAACCCCGACGTGTTCATCGCCCAGGAGAAGAACCCGGTCAAAGTCATCGCCAACCCCGACCAGTGCTCGTTCCAGTTCGACCCGGTGGGCAAGGCCAAATTCACCAGTTCCTGCGACCTGGCGAAGACCTTGCTGGCAAAACGGGCGATTCCCTATGAGAACGTGATTGCGGAGCCGGGCACCGTCGCGCAAGTGCGCATCGGTGACAAAGTCGTCGAGAGTTTTGAAGGCAGCACCCTGCCAGCCGCCGACTTCAAGACGCGCAATGATGCGTTCACCGCGACCCTCGGCACAGCACTCAAGGAGGCCGGTTATCCGGAGAAAGCCGACCCGGCGAAAACCAACTACCCGATGGTCCTGCTCCTGCTCACCGTGCTGGTGATCTACGTGACCATGGTTTACGGCCCGATCGCGGCGTGGCTGGTCGAGCTGTTCCCGACCCGTATCCGCTACACCTCGATGTCACTGCCGTATCACATCGGCAACGGCTGGTTCGGTGGCTTCCTGCCGACGGTGGCTTTCGCCATGGTTGCCGCGACTGGGGACATCTATTACGGCTTGTGGTACCCGATCGTGATTGCGGTGATGACGGCGGTACTCGGCACGTTCTTCCTGCCGGAAACCAAGGATCGCGACATTCTCAAGGACTGAAAACCGTCAGCGCGCCCTCTCCATCGCGGGAGGGCGCCATTCGGCACAACCCGGCAAAAATATCGAACGCCTGCCGCACTGCCTGCCTCCAATGTTTACACCACTGGAGGTCACCAATATGAACAGCGACGATAAAACCCCGAACGCCCCGCCCACCGATACGTCCGGTAAACCGGTGAATGTGGTCGAGCGCGATCTTGAAGACCGGGACGATGACAGCGAAGCCGTGGATGAAGTCATCACGCCTTCGTCCACAAGGGTGAAGGAACAGGACGCCGAGACGCTGCAGCGCAAGATCGATGAGATCGAGCGCAAAGTGGCCGACGGTAATTAGTGTTTTTTCAGGCGATCGCAACCGTCTGCTGGCTCTACCCCCTCACCCCAGCCCTCTCCCCCAAGGGGGCGAGGGGGAAAGGGAGCCGGTTTGTGTGCTTTTCAAATCTTGCGTTCAACTCGGTCTTTCAAGTCGGCGTAACTTGCACAAACACCTCGGTCAGTCCCCTCTCCCTCTGGGAGAGGGTTAGGGTGAGGGCTACTTCGCCAAGTTGAGTTTCACGGCCGCGCGAATCTGCGCAAGCGTCAAGGCGTTGCTCAGTGCTGCGCCGCTGGCGGTGTTGTCGAAAATACACCAGGTCGCCGCACCTGCAGCAGCCGCTGACTGCAAGGCTTGTGCGAGGTTTTGCAAGTAAAGTGAATCATAGGCGCTGTGGTAGATGCGCGGTGAACCGTGCAGGCGCCAGTAACGGGTGCCCGCCCAGCCACTGGGCGCTGCATCACTGCTGATGCGCGAGGGATCGACGGCCGCTTGGGCGATCTGACAAGTCTTCAACATTGACTCAGCGCTGACCCACGATGCATGCCGTGGCTCAAGCACCACAGGGCCGGAAAACCGCTGACGCAACGTCGTGAAAAAGGCGTAGGCGCTGGCTTCTTCGAACACCAGCGATGGCGGCAATTGCACCAATAAGCAGCCCAGGCGCTCGCCCAACCCGCCGCACTCAGCCAGAAACTTGTCCAGCGTCGCCTCGCAGCCTGCCAGGCGTAATTCATGGGTAATGTGTTTGGGCATTTTCACCGAAAAGCGAAAGGCCTCCGGTACGCCATCGGCCCAGCGCTCATAGGTTTGCCGACGGTGCG comes from Pseudomonas sp. RU47 and encodes:
- a CDS encoding DUF72 domain-containing protein — encoded protein: MIFIGCAGWSLGREHWPAFPVEGSHLQRYAGRLNGVEINSSFYRPHRRQTYERWADGVPEAFRFSVKMPKHITHELRLAGCEATLDKFLAECGGLGERLGCLLVQLPPSLVFEEASAYAFFTTLRQRFSGPVVLEPRHASWVSAESMLKTCQIAQAAVDPSRISSDAAPSGWAGTRYWRLHGSPRIYHSAYDSLYLQNLAQALQSAAAAGAATWCIFDNTASGAALSNALTLAQIRAAVKLNLAK
- a CDS encoding MFS transporter, with product MPTIDTASTGSPPRSGGITKEERKVIFASSLGTVFEWYDFYLYGSLAAIIAKHFFAGVNETTAFIFALLAFAAGFAVRPFGAIVFGRLGDMIGRKHTFLITIVIMGISTAIVGILPGYATIGVAAPVILITLRLLQGLALGGEYGGAATYVAEHAPRNKRGFFTSWIQTTATLGLFLSLLVILACRTALGTEAFEAWGWRIPFLLSILLLIVSVYIRLQLSESPVFQKMKAEGKASKAPLTESFARWDNLKVVIMSLLGGTAGQAVVWYTGQFYALFFLLQTLKIDPQTANLLIAGSLLIGTPFFVIFGSLSDRIGRKPIIMVGCILAALTYFPIFHALTQYGNPDVFIAQEKNPVKVIANPDQCSFQFDPVGKAKFTSSCDLAKTLLAKRAIPYENVIAEPGTVAQVRIGDKVVESFEGSTLPAADFKTRNDAFTATLGTALKEAGYPEKADPAKTNYPMVLLLLTVLVIYVTMVYGPIAAWLVELFPTRIRYTSMSLPYHIGNGWFGGFLPTVAFAMVAATGDIYYGLWYPIVIAVMTAVLGTFFLPETKDRDILKD
- the phnE gene encoding phosphonate ABC transporter, permease protein PhnE, producing the protein MNRLLNLLLIAGIALAVIASFVYLGLDLGELGSATSLKQMGAYVQRFLSPDLSADYLKAIFHGSLETLAMSALGTLLAAVFGIALALPAAGRFGWPLQSASRLLLNALRAIPELVWAALMVLAAGLGPNAGTLALALHTTGVLGRLFAEALENTPPQPAEAIRLQGGNPLLAFCYGTLPNLAPQLLAYILYRWENNIRMASVLGFVGAGGLGQMLYVSLSLFQEAQASTVILAMLVLVFVVDWLSAWSRQRWVKA